In one Corallococcus sp. EGB genomic region, the following are encoded:
- a CDS encoding S1C family serine protease translates to MVGWMVGLSVVAVSLAASGAEAPSSTTPPAEASPAAPYCEGEYADSYSALSPKARAFEQAMQKKYTYCVRSTAVYECLSYGAEGNVRRTRTPVTAHGTAFAYRQQGGETLLLTNEHVVEWPDVTSDAHPVEGVPGGCKRVKDALSIVENEGDQYDRDDIPLAKAVVDPQLDLAVIKARASLTVMPWKVGKSAAVRERDVVDVRGFPLGVFNATNMGKVISAYDRDEYKEWYHDDFVIDALLSQGNSGSPVLAISCKTGEFELVGVYHAGYSRGSALNVVVGIDQARDLMNNLRRSPKRALEGATPLDALARARVAKRAEVSATPFFPFGSRTAAVFPRADGTLLFALYAQDFPRRVYPLIVMEDLPLTSADEGFGKVGRVWFGGPRGLLERPRAEQDAELQQQLARLLDALRRDATLTFSYQDSLPGSDESRQTFDTSTRLGKTLDRTIVAHRELSDAAAELAERFAPDTPEPATGSESVLKKPPPGVHLGLGADPAGQAPPDAPPRDSGTRQPAKSTQARPARHPEVR, encoded by the coding sequence ATGGTCGGGTGGATGGTCGGACTGTCGGTGGTGGCGGTGTCCCTGGCCGCTTCCGGAGCAGAGGCGCCCTCCTCGACGACGCCGCCCGCGGAGGCGTCTCCGGCCGCGCCGTACTGCGAGGGCGAGTACGCGGACAGCTACAGCGCGCTGTCCCCCAAGGCACGGGCCTTCGAGCAGGCCATGCAGAAGAAGTACACGTACTGCGTGCGCAGCACCGCCGTGTACGAGTGCCTGTCCTACGGCGCCGAGGGCAACGTGCGCCGCACGCGCACGCCGGTGACGGCGCACGGCACCGCGTTCGCGTACCGGCAGCAGGGCGGAGAGACGCTGCTGCTCACCAACGAGCACGTGGTGGAGTGGCCGGACGTCACCAGCGACGCGCACCCGGTGGAGGGCGTGCCCGGCGGCTGCAAGCGGGTGAAGGACGCCCTGAGCATCGTGGAGAACGAGGGGGACCAGTACGACCGCGACGACATCCCGCTGGCCAAGGCGGTGGTGGATCCGCAGCTGGACCTGGCCGTCATCAAGGCCCGGGCATCCCTGACGGTGATGCCGTGGAAGGTGGGCAAGAGCGCCGCCGTGCGCGAGCGCGACGTGGTGGACGTGCGCGGCTTCCCGCTGGGCGTCTTCAACGCCACCAACATGGGCAAGGTCATCTCCGCCTACGACCGGGACGAGTACAAGGAGTGGTACCACGACGACTTCGTCATCGACGCGCTCCTGTCGCAGGGCAACTCGGGGTCGCCGGTGCTGGCCATCTCCTGCAAGACGGGCGAGTTCGAATTGGTGGGCGTCTACCACGCGGGCTACTCGCGAGGCAGCGCGCTCAACGTGGTGGTGGGCATTGATCAGGCGCGCGACCTGATGAACAACCTGCGCCGCTCGCCCAAGCGCGCCCTGGAGGGCGCGACGCCGCTGGACGCGCTGGCCCGCGCGCGCGTGGCGAAGCGCGCGGAGGTGTCCGCCACGCCCTTCTTCCCCTTCGGCTCGCGCACCGCGGCGGTGTTCCCGCGCGCGGACGGCACCCTGCTCTTCGCGCTGTATGCCCAGGACTTCCCGCGCCGCGTGTACCCGCTCATCGTGATGGAGGACCTGCCCCTGACCTCCGCGGACGAGGGCTTCGGGAAGGTGGGGCGCGTCTGGTTCGGAGGCCCGCGCGGCCTCTTGGAGCGCCCGCGCGCGGAGCAGGACGCGGAGCTGCAACAGCAGCTGGCCCGGCTGCTGGACGCGCTGCGCCGGGACGCGACGCTCACGTTCTCGTACCAGGACTCGCTGCCGGGCTCGGATGAATCACGGCAGACCTTCGACACCTCGACCCGGCTGGGCAAGACGCTGGACCGCACCATCGTCGCGCACCGCGAGCTGAGCGACGCGGCGGCGGAGCTGGCGGAACGCTTCGCCCCGGACACCCCGGAGCCCGCGACGGGCTCGGAGTCCGTGCTGAAGAAGCCGCCGCCCGGCGTCCACCTGGGCCTCGGCGCGGACCCGGCCGGCCAGGCGCCTCCGGACGCGCCGCCCCGTGATTCCGGGACGCG